In Flavobacterium sp. CS20, a single window of DNA contains:
- a CDS encoding Gfo/Idh/MocA family protein, whose translation MLKIGVVGAGHLGKIHLKLAQASKAYDLVGFYDMDQNNAKTISQDNGYKFYDDYQKLLDDVDVIDIVTPTLSHFEMAKQAIEAGKHTFIEKPITNSIEEAEALIKLLDKHQVKGQVGHVERFNPAFLASAPKIKNPMFIEAHRLAEFNPRGTDVPVVLDLMIHDIDAILSVVKSDVKSINASGVSVISETPDIANARIQFENGCVANLTASRISLKNMRKARFFQKDAYISVDFLEKKSEVVKMKDAPKTPGDFDMILQNAEGVKKQIYFDNPKVEENNAILEELESFARAINNNKPTQVTFRQAANALKVAKSVIDNF comes from the coding sequence ATGCTTAAAATAGGTGTAGTTGGTGCAGGTCATTTGGGTAAAATTCATTTGAAATTAGCTCAAGCTTCAAAAGCTTATGACCTTGTTGGTTTTTATGATATGGATCAAAACAATGCTAAAACCATAAGTCAAGATAATGGTTATAAATTTTATGATGATTACCAAAAACTGTTAGATGATGTAGATGTGATTGATATTGTCACACCAACTCTATCTCACTTTGAAATGGCTAAACAAGCCATTGAAGCTGGCAAACATACTTTTATTGAAAAACCAATCACCAACAGCATTGAGGAAGCTGAAGCTTTGATAAAATTGCTTGACAAACACCAAGTCAAAGGTCAAGTGGGTCACGTAGAGCGGTTTAATCCAGCATTTTTAGCGAGTGCACCAAAGATAAAAAACCCAATGTTCATCGAGGCACATCGCTTGGCAGAGTTTAATCCTCGTGGCACAGACGTTCCTGTAGTTTTAGACTTGATGATTCACGATATTGATGCCATTTTAAGCGTTGTCAAATCTGATGTAAAATCCATCAACGCCAGTGGAGTTTCGGTCATCAGTGAAACGCCAGATATTGCCAATGCACGCATTCAATTTGAAAACGGTTGTGTTGCCAATCTCACCGCAAGTCGGATTTCTTTAAAAAATATGCGTAAAGCAAGATTCTTTCAAAAAGATGCCTACATTTCTGTGGACTTTTTAGAAAAAAAATCTGAAGTCGTCAAGATGAAAGATGCCCCAAAAACACCAGGCGATTTTGATATGATTTTACAAAATGCCGAAGGCGTGAAAAAGCAAATCTATTTTGACAATCCCAAGGTTGAAGAAAACAATGCTATTCTTGAAGAATTAGAAAGTTTTGCAAGAGCCATAAACAACAACAAACCTACTCAAGTTACTTTTAGACAAGCGGCAAACGCCCTAAAAGTGGCTAAATCTGTAATTGATAATTTTTAA
- a CDS encoding 3-hydroxyacyl-CoA dehydrogenase family protein: MKNIAVIGAGTMGNGIAHTFAQFGYKVSLIDTSQNNLDRGLATITKNLDRMVAKDKITEAQKKETLDNINTYTDLEKGAEYAGLVVEASTENEKIKLDLFRNLDKICPEDTILATNTSSIPITKIAAVTRRPEQVIGMHFMNPVPIMKLVEVIRGYNTSDETTNTILELSKNLKKTPTEVNDYPGFVANRILMPMINEAIETLYNNVAGVEEIDTVMKLGMAHPMGPLQLADFIGLDVCHSILEVMYEGFKKPKYAPCPLLVNMVRAGKLGVKSGEGFYDYSESRKAEKVSAQFTS, translated from the coding sequence ATGAAAAATATTGCCGTCATCGGTGCTGGAACAATGGGCAATGGAATTGCTCACACATTTGCACAATTTGGATACAAAGTTAGTCTAATAGACACCTCTCAAAACAACCTTGATAGAGGCTTAGCAACCATTACCAAAAATTTAGATAGAATGGTTGCTAAAGACAAAATCACAGAAGCTCAAAAAAAAGAGACGTTAGACAACATCAACACTTATACTGATTTAGAAAAAGGTGCAGAATACGCAGGATTAGTTGTAGAAGCGTCCACTGAAAACGAAAAAATCAAATTAGATTTATTTAGAAATTTAGACAAAATATGTCCAGAAGACACCATTCTGGCAACTAACACCAGTTCAATTCCTATTACAAAAATTGCAGCGGTTACAAGACGCCCTGAACAAGTTATTGGTATGCACTTCATGAATCCAGTGCCAATTATGAAGTTAGTTGAAGTCATCAGAGGCTATAACACTTCAGATGAAACGACAAACACAATTCTTGAATTATCTAAAAATCTCAAAAAAACACCAACAGAAGTCAACGATTATCCTGGTTTTGTCGCTAATCGTATTTTAATGCCGATGATTAATGAAGCTATTGAAACTCTATACAACAATGTAGCTGGCGTTGAAGAAATTGATACCGTGATGAAACTCGGTATGGCTCACCCAATGGGACCGCTACAATTGGCAGATTTTATTGGTCTTGACGTTTGCCATTCTATTCTTGAAGTGATGTATGAAGGTTTTAAAAAACCAAAATACGCACCTTGTCCATTATTAGTCAATATGGTAAGAGCTGGCAAATTGGGTGTAAAATCTGGCGAAGGTTTCTACGATTACAGCGAAAGTCGAAAAGCCGAGAAAGTCTCTGCTCAATTTACATCATAA
- a CDS encoding DUF1015 domain-containing protein, which translates to MPIVKAFRATRPTREKVSLIASRAYETYSKKEREARLDNNPFSFLHIVNPGYKYQKEVSGKKRFKLVKNRFQEFKEDGIFIKDNQPLFYIHRIVYRNEQVFLGLVAKASCQDYLNGKIKKHEDTILDRENTFSEYLKTVRFNADPVLLTYPKQDRINKIIERYTSERAEYEFTTTSRETHYLWLIDDENDINNIEQVFAKMQNIYIADGHHRCASSALLAQKLAQNNDAHNGDEDYNYFMSYLISEDQLDIHEFNRLITDLNGLHKDEFLIKLDEHFKIENRGETYYKPHQKHHFSMYLDGDFYSLYLRKSEYQFENALEQLDAQILYKTVLKPILNITDLKNDSRIDYIKGQKDMAYVKSAIDQNQYAVGFGMLPPTIEEIKNIADEALVMPPKTTYIDPKLRSGITIYEF; encoded by the coding sequence ATGCCTATTGTCAAAGCTTTTAGAGCCACACGACCTACACGAGAAAAGGTCAGTTTGATAGCGTCAAGAGCTTACGAAACTTACTCTAAAAAAGAACGTGAAGCTCGGCTAGATAACAATCCTTTTTCATTCTTACACATTGTCAATCCAGGTTATAAATATCAAAAAGAAGTTTCTGGTAAAAAACGTTTTAAGTTAGTTAAAAATCGATTTCAAGAATTTAAAGAAGATGGTATTTTTATTAAAGACAATCAGCCTCTTTTTTATATCCATAGAATTGTTTATCGCAACGAACAGGTTTTTCTTGGTCTTGTAGCTAAAGCAAGTTGTCAAGACTATCTTAATGGTAAAATCAAAAAACACGAAGATACTATTTTAGACCGTGAAAATACATTTTCGGAATACTTAAAAACCGTAAGATTTAATGCTGACCCTGTATTGTTGACCTATCCTAAACAAGATCGTATCAACAAAATCATTGAGCGATATACTTCTGAACGTGCGGAATATGAATTTACCACAACTTCTCGAGAAACCCATTATTTATGGCTGATTGATGATGAGAATGACATCAACAACATAGAACAAGTTTTTGCTAAAATGCAAAATATTTACATTGCAGATGGTCATCATCGCTGTGCGTCATCAGCACTTTTGGCACAAAAATTAGCTCAAAACAACGACGCTCACAATGGCGATGAAGACTACAACTATTTTATGAGCTATTTGATTTCTGAAGACCAACTCGATATACACGAGTTTAATCGGTTGATTACAGATTTGAACGGATTACACAAAGACGAATTTTTGATTAAACTTGACGAGCATTTTAAAATTGAAAATCGTGGCGAAACTTATTACAAACCTCATCAGAAACACCATTTTAGTATGTATCTTGATGGTGATTTTTATTCGCTTTACCTGAGAAAATCTGAATATCAATTTGAAAATGCTTTAGAACAATTAGATGCTCAAATTCTTTACAAAACGGTTTTAAAACCTATTTTGAACATAACGGATTTAAAAAATGATAGCCGTATTGATTACATCAAAGGACAAAAAGATATGGCTTATGTCAAAAGTGCTATAGATCAAAACCAATATGCCGTTGGTTTTGGTATGCTTCCACCAACAATTGAAGAAATCAAAAACATAGCCGATGAAGCTTTGGTCATGCCGCCTAAAACTACTTATATTGATCCTAAATTGAGAAGCGGTATAACCATTTATGAATTTTAA
- a CDS encoding YggS family pyridoxal phosphate-dependent enzyme codes for MIAENLRKIKSKLKPEITLVAVSKTKPNEDILEAYNIGHRDFGENKIQDMTDKYEALPKDIRWHMIGHVQRNKVKYMAKYVHLIHAVDSLKLLKEINKRAKNEDRQIQCLLQLKIAEEDSKFGLDKRDLLDILKSDALKSFEHVKIVGLMGMATFTDDEQQIHREFSQLENLYFDLKDQYHFTTLSMGMSGDYELALEHRTNMVRIGSKIFGKRDYDNW; via the coding sequence ATGATAGCAGAGAATCTTAGAAAAATAAAATCAAAACTTAAGCCTGAAATCACTTTAGTAGCGGTTTCAAAAACCAAACCTAATGAAGATATTTTAGAAGCTTACAATATAGGTCATAGGGATTTTGGCGAAAACAAAATCCAAGATATGACTGACAAATATGAAGCACTTCCTAAAGATATTCGTTGGCATATGATTGGTCACGTGCAACGTAATAAAGTGAAATATATGGCTAAATACGTGCATTTAATCCACGCCGTAGATAGTTTAAAGTTGCTTAAAGAAATCAATAAACGTGCAAAAAATGAAGATCGACAAATTCAGTGTTTACTCCAATTAAAAATAGCTGAAGAAGACTCAAAATTTGGATTAGACAAAAGAGATTTGCTCGACATATTAAAAAGTGATGCCCTTAAAAGTTTTGAACACGTCAAAATTGTTGGCTTGATGGGCATGGCAACTTTTACTGATGATGAGCAACAAATCCATCGTGAATTTTCGCAGCTTGAAAATTTATATTTTGACTTAAAAGACCAATATCACTTTACTACCCTATCAATGGGAATGAGTGGAGATTATGAATTGGCACTTGAGCACCGCACAAATATGGTCAGGATTGGAAGTAAGATTTTTGGGAAAAGAGATTACGATAATTGGTAA
- a CDS encoding type II toxin-antitoxin system RelE/ParE family toxin has translation MALEVYWTEFSERELENIFNYYKNKVNLNVAKTITDGIYNEALKLEHQPEMGQIEELLSKRNQDFRYLIYKNYKIIYWINYSKGKVEINDVFDTRQNPTKIERNR, from the coding sequence ATGGCGTTAGAAGTTTATTGGACTGAGTTTTCTGAAAGAGAACTTGAAAATATATTTAATTATTACAAAAACAAAGTAAATTTAAATGTTGCTAAAACAATAACAGATGGTATTTACAATGAAGCTCTCAAGCTTGAGCATCAACCCGAAATGGGACAAATTGAAGAACTACTAAGCAAAAGAAATCAAGACTTTAGATATTTGATTTACAAAAACTATAAAATAATTTACTGGATTAATTATTCTAAAGGTAAAGTTGAAATAAATGATGTTTTTGACACCAGACAAAATCCAACTAAAATAGAGCGAAATAGGTGA